A single window of Thalassomonas viridans DNA harbors:
- a CDS encoding protein-L-isoaspartate(D-aspartate) O-methyltransferase, translated as MTFKSRVNSNIGGKSGRSGEILAQKLFAEGIQNQQVLQAIARTPRHIFVPEILAHKAYDNTALPIGQGQTISQPYIVAKMSELLLADGNPGSILEIGTGSGYQTSILAQLTNRVFSVERIKSLQWQAKRRLQAMDLHNVSMKHGDGWQGWASKAPFEAIIVTAAPNQVPQALLEQLSDNGRLVIPVGEQQQVLKIITRKGDQFHEQQVEAVRFVPLVPGTLL; from the coding sequence ATGACTTTCAAGAGCAGAGTGAATAGCAATATCGGCGGTAAGTCGGGGCGCAGCGGCGAAATCCTGGCGCAAAAACTATTTGCCGAAGGCATACAGAACCAGCAGGTATTACAGGCCATTGCCCGTACCCCGCGCCATATTTTTGTGCCGGAAATCCTGGCCCACAAGGCCTACGACAATACCGCGCTGCCGATAGGCCAGGGACAAACCATTTCCCAACCTTACATAGTGGCAAAAATGTCTGAACTCTTGCTGGCGGACGGCAACCCCGGCAGCATTTTGGAAATCGGTACCGGTTCCGGCTACCAGACCTCGATACTGGCGCAACTTACCAACCGGGTTTTTTCGGTGGAGCGTATCAAGTCATTGCAGTGGCAGGCAAAAAGAAGATTGCAGGCCATGGATTTGCACAATGTCTCCATGAAGCACGGTGACGGCTGGCAGGGCTGGGCCAGTAAAGCGCCGTTTGAAGCCATTATTGTTACCGCTGCCCCCAACCAGGTGCCGCAGGCGTTGCTGGAACAGCTCAGCGACAACGGCCGCCTGGTGATCCCCGTGGGAGAGCAACAACAAGTATTAAAAATTATCACCCGTAAGGGCGATCAGTTTCACGAACAACAGGTAGAGGCGGTGCGTTTTGTTCCCCTGGTACCGGGAACCCTATTATGA
- a CDS encoding helix-turn-helix transcriptional regulator, with protein sequence MQNRFSQEHFILTFLLLVILASGADLLADFSEGVNLAHLLQEAAIMLFAASVFIWIAGKLRRSRQDMRALKHELESIKSTQQSEEILAIKQQFSEVISNQFTLWNLTKSEQEVGLLLLKGFSLNEIAYLRKTAEKTVRQQASSIYKKSNVAGRHAFSAWFIEDFL encoded by the coding sequence ATGCAAAACAGGTTTTCCCAGGAACATTTCATTTTAACCTTTCTTTTATTGGTAATCCTTGCCAGCGGCGCAGATTTGTTAGCCGACTTCTCAGAAGGAGTAAATCTGGCCCACCTGCTCCAGGAAGCAGCCATTATGCTGTTTGCCGCAAGTGTATTTATCTGGATCGCAGGCAAGCTCAGAAGAAGCAGACAGGATATGCGCGCTTTAAAGCATGAACTGGAATCCATTAAATCCACGCAGCAATCGGAAGAGATTCTGGCAATAAAACAACAGTTTTCAGAGGTTATCTCAAATCAGTTTACGTTGTGGAATTTAACCAAAAGCGAGCAGGAAGTCGGCCTGCTTTTATTGAAAGGATTTAGTTTGAATGAAATCGCATATTTAAGAAAAACAGCTGAAAAAACGGTTCGCCAGCAGGCATCGTCAATCTACAAAAAATCCAATGTAGCAGGCCGACATGCTTTTTCGGCTTGGTTTATCGAAGATTTTTTATAA
- a CDS encoding peptidoglycan DD-metalloendopeptidase family protein, translated as MTDIIKEILSFNRGSAAVLFCCLLLSACSTRQTPAPVVNVHGSVPLKQKVKNSITATEYTVKKGETLYSIAWRANLDVRKLAQINKINAPYRIFPGQKLILTPKVAKASKNAVSAKKSTKNSGKTIAKVVKKPVAPIKKQAYGKSASEQKLSKKSPSPRDNYSQKIREWQWPAAGEIIAKFSTAPQGNKGIDIAGRRGNAVKAAAAGKVVYAGNALRGYGNLVIVKHNDDYLSAYAHNDQIKVKEQQFVKAGEVIANMGDTESERVMLHFEVRFRGKSVNPLKYLPKK; from the coding sequence ATGACTGATATTATTAAGGAAATATTAAGTTTTAACCGTGGCAGTGCCGCGGTTTTATTTTGTTGTTTGCTCTTGTCTGCCTGTAGTACTCGGCAAACCCCGGCGCCAGTGGTGAATGTTCACGGCAGCGTGCCGTTAAAACAAAAGGTAAAGAACAGTATTACCGCCACCGAATATACGGTGAAAAAAGGTGAAACTTTATATTCCATTGCCTGGCGTGCCAATCTCGATGTCAGAAAACTCGCACAAATAAATAAGATAAATGCCCCTTACCGGATCTTTCCCGGTCAAAAATTAATTTTGACGCCAAAAGTGGCGAAGGCGAGTAAAAATGCAGTCTCCGCTAAAAAATCGACTAAAAACTCTGGTAAGACCATTGCTAAAGTAGTGAAGAAACCAGTTGCACCGATTAAAAAGCAAGCGTATGGTAAGAGTGCAAGCGAACAAAAATTAAGCAAAAAATCACCTTCTCCCCGGGACAACTATTCACAGAAAATTCGTGAATGGCAGTGGCCGGCGGCGGGAGAGATTATTGCGAAGTTTTCCACTGCACCCCAAGGTAATAAAGGGATAGATATTGCCGGTCGTCGGGGTAACGCGGTAAAAGCTGCTGCTGCGGGTAAAGTCGTATATGCGGGAAACGCGTTAAGGGGATACGGAAATTTAGTCATAGTTAAGCATAACGATGATTATCTAAGTGCCTACGCCCACAATGACCAGATTAAAGTGAAAGAACAGCAATTTGTTAAAGCCGGTGAAGTTATCGCCAACATGGGAGACACCGAATCCGAAAGAGTCATGCTTCATTTTGAAGTTCGCTTTCGGGGTAAATCGGTGAATCCACTGAAGTACTTACCAAAAAAATAA
- the surE gene encoding 5'/3'-nucleotidase SurE: MNILLSNDDGVHAPGIKVLHQELVKFADVTVIAPDRNCSGASNSLTLLNPLRAQPLDNGFISVNGTPTDSVHLGISQLMEPLPDLVVAGINNGANLGDDVLYSGTVAAATEGRHMGMPAIAVSLVGKHEQHYQTAAIVAAQLIKRLKQHPLPADQIINLNVPDVAIEDLKGIKVTRLGNRHKAETMKKTQDPWRRDIFWYGSLGQEQDAGEGTDFHAVANGYASVTPLTVDMTAYKSMEQMTEWMSELTI; the protein is encoded by the coding sequence ATGAATATTTTATTAAGCAATGATGATGGTGTACATGCCCCGGGGATCAAGGTATTGCATCAGGAGCTGGTGAAATTTGCCGATGTCACGGTTATTGCCCCCGACAGGAATTGCAGCGGCGCCAGTAACTCCCTGACCCTGTTAAACCCTTTGCGGGCGCAACCCCTGGATAACGGTTTTATCTCGGTTAACGGCACCCCGACCGATTCGGTGCATCTTGGTATCAGCCAGCTGATGGAGCCCTTGCCGGATCTTGTGGTGGCAGGGATCAACAACGGCGCCAATTTAGGGGACGACGTGCTTTATTCCGGTACCGTAGCCGCCGCCACCGAAGGTCGCCATATGGGCATGCCGGCCATTGCCGTATCTTTGGTGGGTAAACATGAGCAGCATTACCAGACGGCGGCTATCGTGGCTGCCCAGCTGATCAAGCGCTTAAAGCAACATCCTTTGCCGGCGGATCAAATCATTAATTTAAATGTGCCGGACGTGGCCATTGAAGATTTAAAAGGTATCAAGGTGACCCGCCTGGGCAACCGCCATAAAGCGGAAACCATGAAGAAAACGCAGGACCCCTGGCGGCGTGATATCTTCTGGTACGGCTCCTTGGGCCAGGAGCAGGATGCCGGTGAAGGCACGGATTTCCATGCCGTCGCCAATGGTTATGCCTCGGTTACCCCGCTAACGGTTGATATGACCGCTTATAAGAGCATGGAGCAGATGACCGAGTGGATGAGTGAATTGACGATATGA
- the truD gene encoding tRNA pseudouridine(13) synthase TruD, which translates to MTTDFVSPLAYFHGKPESSGELRSQMSDFKVFEQLPFAPCGEGEHLLIHIRKTGANTVYVARQLAKYFKVKEALVSYAGLKDRFAVTEQWFGVHVPGKQVYDLSDLTIDGVEVLAYARHNKKLKTGALTGNRFEITLRNVTHIDALKQRWQQIVEHGVPNYFGEQRFGIEGGNIDKARELFAGTKVKDKKKRGIYLSAARSYLFNHVVSQRIQNNTFDVLAPGDVCMLAGSQSVFLAEEIDETLKGRLTEKDIDITAPMWGAGELKTTGEVMAFEQEMMAQHQDLCQGLPKFGLKQERRRIRLNVAGTSISTDQDSVTLTFSLPAGSYATTILRELIDYTDLTERAVAQGSGQQAPENKAVAG; encoded by the coding sequence ATGACAACCGATTTCGTTTCCCCACTCGCTTATTTCCACGGCAAACCCGAATCCAGCGGCGAGCTTAGAAGCCAGATGAGCGACTTTAAAGTATTCGAACAGTTGCCTTTTGCCCCCTGCGGCGAAGGGGAGCACCTTTTAATCCATATCCGTAAAACCGGCGCCAATACCGTCTATGTTGCCCGGCAGCTGGCGAAATATTTCAAAGTCAAAGAAGCCCTGGTGTCCTATGCCGGGTTAAAAGACAGGTTTGCGGTAACCGAGCAGTGGTTCGGTGTGCATGTACCGGGCAAACAGGTTTATGACTTAAGCGATCTGACTATCGACGGCGTCGAAGTGCTTGCTTATGCCCGTCACAATAAAAAACTGAAAACCGGGGCGTTAACGGGCAATCGTTTTGAAATTACTTTGCGTAACGTCACCCATATCGATGCGCTAAAACAAAGATGGCAGCAAATTGTCGAACATGGCGTGCCTAATTATTTTGGCGAGCAGCGCTTTGGCATTGAAGGCGGTAATATTGACAAGGCCCGTGAGCTATTTGCCGGTACTAAAGTCAAAGACAAGAAAAAACGCGGTATCTATTTATCGGCGGCGCGCTCTTATCTGTTTAATCACGTGGTGAGCCAGAGGATCCAAAATAATACTTTTGATGTGCTTGCCCCGGGTGATGTTTGTATGCTGGCAGGCTCGCAATCCGTGTTTTTAGCCGAAGAAATCGACGAGACATTAAAAGGCCGCTTAACAGAAAAAGACATTGATATAACTGCGCCCATGTGGGGAGCCGGTGAGCTAAAAACTACCGGAGAAGTCATGGCCTTTGAGCAGGAAATGATGGCGCAGCATCAGGACCTCTGTCAGGGGCTGCCCAAGTTTGGCCTGAAGCAGGAAAGGCGGCGCATTCGCCTCAATGTTGCCGGCACCAGTATCAGCACAGACCAGGACAGTGTTACCTTAACTTTCTCCCTGCCGGCGGGCAGTTATGCCACCACCATATTGAGAGAGTTAATTGATTATACGGATCTGACCGAGCGGGCTGTTGCACAGGGGAGCGGACAACAGGCGCCCGAGAACAAAGCTGTCGCCGGTTAA
- the rpoS gene encoding RNA polymerase sigma factor RpoS, producing the protein MGKQKELNEVVIDDKNCDQEVSLKAQDEVSANLDATQLYLSEIGFSPLLTAEEEVYFSRLALKGDEASRKRMIESNLRLVVKIARRYNNRGLPLLDLVEEGNLGLIRAVEKFDPERGFRFSTYATWWIRQTIERAIMNQTRTIRLPIHVVKELNIYLRAARELVQKLDHEPTAEEIAIALDKPVADVSKMLRLNERITSVDSPFSGDTEKALLDVIPDEKSGGPEGELQSEDMNNNIIHWLNELNSKQREVLARRFGLMGYEAATLEDVGVEIGLTRERVRQIQVEALKRLRDILSQQNLSIEAIFQN; encoded by the coding sequence ATGGGCAAACAAAAAGAACTAAATGAAGTTGTTATTGATGATAAGAACTGCGACCAGGAGGTCTCATTAAAGGCTCAGGATGAGGTTTCTGCGAACTTGGATGCAACCCAGTTGTATTTGAGTGAAATTGGTTTTTCCCCGTTATTAACTGCCGAAGAAGAGGTCTATTTTTCCCGGCTGGCGCTTAAAGGGGATGAAGCATCGCGCAAACGCATGATCGAAAGCAATCTGAGGTTAGTGGTTAAAATAGCCCGGCGCTATAATAACCGGGGTTTGCCTCTGTTGGATTTAGTTGAAGAAGGAAATTTAGGACTGATCCGCGCTGTAGAAAAATTTGATCCCGAACGGGGTTTCCGCTTTTCCACCTACGCCACCTGGTGGATACGACAAACAATTGAACGGGCGATCATGAACCAGACCCGTACCATACGTTTACCTATCCATGTCGTTAAAGAACTCAATATCTATTTACGCGCCGCCAGAGAGCTGGTGCAAAAGCTCGATCACGAACCCACAGCCGAAGAAATCGCCATCGCCCTGGATAAGCCGGTGGCAGATGTCAGTAAAATGCTCAGGTTGAACGAACGTATCACTTCAGTCGACTCTCCCTTTAGCGGCGATACCGAAAAAGCCCTGCTTGATGTGATCCCAGATGAAAAAAGCGGCGGTCCGGAAGGTGAGCTGCAGTCGGAAGATATGAACAACAATATCATCCACTGGCTTAACGAGCTTAACTCCAAGCAGCGGGAAGTGCTGGCACGGCGTTTTGGCCTGATGGGCTATGAAGCAGCGACGCTTGAAGATGTTGGTGTAGAAATCGGGCTTACCCGCGAACGGGTACGGCAAATTCAGGTGGAAGCGCTGAAACGGTTACGGGATATCTTAAGCCAGCAGAACCTTTCTATAGAAGCTATTTTCCAAAACTAG
- a CDS encoding YqaA family protein → MRIFSALYEWTMRWAEHKLAPKALAVLTFAESVFFPIPPDVLLAPMVLAKPKRAWSLAALTTVSSVIGGIVGYVLGYLMFEPWIQPVITEFGYQARFDEVTDWFTRWGFWVVFLAGFTPIPYKLFTVSAGFLQMAFLPFLFASAVGRGMRFFLVAGLIQWGGEKMEQQLRKWVDALGWGVVALALIVYLATR, encoded by the coding sequence ATGAGAATTTTTTCCGCCCTATACGAATGGACCATGCGTTGGGCCGAGCACAAGCTGGCGCCTAAAGCCCTGGCGGTATTAACCTTTGCCGAGTCGGTGTTTTTTCCCATTCCTCCGGATGTGCTGCTGGCGCCTATGGTGCTGGCGAAACCGAAAAGAGCCTGGTCGCTGGCGGCCCTGACTACGGTGTCATCGGTTATCGGCGGCATCGTCGGTTATGTGCTGGGGTATTTGATGTTTGAACCCTGGATTCAGCCGGTGATCACTGAGTTTGGCTATCAGGCCCGTTTTGACGAAGTGACCGACTGGTTCACCCGCTGGGGCTTCTGGGTGGTATTTCTGGCCGGTTTTACCCCTATCCCTTACAAGTTGTTCACCGTCAGCGCCGGCTTCCTGCAAATGGCGTTTTTGCCGTTTCTGTTTGCCTCGGCGGTAGGGCGTGGCATGCGCTTTTTCCTGGTGGCAGGCCTTATTCAGTGGGGCGGTGAAAAAATGGAGCAGCAGTTAAGAAAATGGGTGGATGCTTTGGGCTGGGGCGTGGTGGCGCTGGCGCTGATCGTTTATTTAGCTACCCGTTGA
- the ispF gene encoding 2-C-methyl-D-erythritol 2,4-cyclodiphosphate synthase yields the protein MRIGHGYDVHKFGGKGPLVLAGVEVEYEQGFIAHSDGDVAIHALCDAILGALALGDIGNHFPDTEAQYENISSRILLRHVVGLMTEKGYQIGNADITIVAQAPKMSPHLLAMRQCLAQDLNCDIDQVNVKATTTEKLGFAGRKEGIEVHAVTLLEKS from the coding sequence TACATAAATTTGGCGGTAAAGGGCCTTTGGTGCTCGCCGGGGTAGAAGTAGAGTACGAACAGGGTTTTATTGCCCACTCGGACGGCGATGTTGCCATTCACGCTTTGTGTGATGCTATTTTAGGCGCCCTGGCCCTGGGGGATATAGGCAACCATTTTCCCGATACCGAGGCGCAATACGAAAATATTTCCAGCCGCATCTTATTGCGTCATGTAGTGGGCCTGATGACAGAAAAGGGTTATCAAATCGGCAATGCCGATATTACTATCGTCGCGCAGGCCCCTAAGATGTCGCCGCATTTACTGGCTATGCGCCAATGCCTAGCGCAGGATTTAAACTGCGATATCGACCAGGTGAATGTTAAGGCCACCACCACGGAAAAGTTAGGCTTTGCCGGGCGCAAGGAAGGCATAGAGGTACACGCGGTAACCTTGCTGGAAAAAAGCTGA